Genomic window (Tachysurus fulvidraco isolate hzauxx_2018 chromosome 20, HZAU_PFXX_2.0, whole genome shotgun sequence):
tttggggggaattattttcctttcatttagTATAGAGATGATGTGAAACAAAAATTACACTGTTTCTCAAATCATTTCTGTTTGGTCATCAGGGTCATGCGAGCATCGGAGGAGACCACATCTAGCAACGTTTTCCCATTTAAGATTGTGCATTTCAGTAAGAGGCACCGCACGTGGTATTTTTCAGCAGCCAGTGAGGATGAGAGAAGGGTAAGATGTTTATTCGATACACCATATGCTTCATGCTTCATCAGCATACTGTAGACTATTAATGGGTTGGAGAATGGTTTGTAACGGAAATGAATTTCTTGCATTATTCTGTGATCTCATTTCATGTGGTTTTAGAAAACTtagaaaaccaaaacaaaacctaATGTCTCTTATCTCCAACAGAAATGGATGCGCTATCTGAGGAAAGAAATCAGCCACTATAATGACAAGAAAGATTCTCTTGACCCAgggtaaaaaaatctttttacacAGCATGAGCTTCTGTATGAAAAATTGTGTAGAAAATGGGAAAACTGTTCTATTTTTTAACAGTAAATGTAACTTCTCTGGTGCTTACAAGGCTGAACACTGcatttaaataatgttcatTGAAAATACTCACAAACATTATGGATGTTGCAGTATTTCACAGTCCAGCTGTAATAATAACttgagtttttatttcatttttgtgaGTCTTCTCATAGGGAAGTGTTATATTTGagcaaatgtaaaaataaagtgcTGACCACACGGTTTAATGTTCACAGATGGACAGTGTTGGAATCATTTCCcttttataataaattagtactaaaaaatatttctgtgcaATTCTTTTTATGATAAGATTTTATGATAGTATGATAAAGTGTATGGTGatataaaattaattcattttttttcttaattatagtgactctgactctgatgAAAGTTTCTATGGCACTATTGAGAGCCCACTGGAGATCACCAATGCCCCAGATGACCAGGAGGGAGGTAGGGAGTGTGACTGAcaagaaatattaaagaaaactctttCATAAACTGTCTCTGTGAGCTTTCAATTAACCTGAATCTTTTAATAGATGATGTGGAACAAAATTATGAAAGCGATGATGACGACTATCTTCTGCCTGATGGCCCAGCAGGTAGCTTTATAGATTTTGATCCATCTTTCAATGCTGATTTACATGAATGACAATTTTTTAGAAGAAAAGACGTCAAATAATTAGAAAACTTGTGTGGCTTTTCCAGGTCAGCCCAAAGCACCGCCTCCATCTTACCCTCCTCCACCTGTGCCCCACCATCCCAGAGGCTTTCCACTACCAGTACCCCATCCACCTATTAAACCACCGCCAATCCCCTTACAAAAGAAACCAACCATTCCTGTCCCTGGTCCACCAAATCTCTCTGAAGTTGTAAATAATTTCCCTCCTCCTGGGCTATCAGCtccagctcctcctcctccactacAGAAACCAGTCTTTAACAGAATGACAGTTGGGCAAGCTCCTATTCCTACGTGCCAGAAAAAGACTGTAGCCGGGAGAGTGTCCTTATCCACCCTCCCAGGATATGAACGGAAGCCTCCTCCTGCCATGGTCATTAAAAACCCATCTACTCTTCATATCTGTGAACACttggaaaataaagtgctaCTGAACCCTCGTGACAGATCTAATACACACAATCTGAACAATGCACCCAGTGACAGAAAACTCCCACCGCTGGGCAACAAACCACCAGCCAAGTTTCCACCTATAGGGATGAAGCCCAAACTCAGTCAGATATCAATACAGTAGGTGTCTGCTTTCACTCTATTTTAATGCTCTTTTGATTATTATGATCATAACTGTAATCCACTAGCCTCACTTTTTATTCCCTAGCATTGCTAACAATCTGTAGGTACATTGATTAAAAGTGGGAATGTTAAATTAAAACCTGCAATGTCCTACAATGTCTTGCTGGTAGGAAGACAAGAAAAATTCCACCTTGAAACACgtcaaatatatttatactgaaATATTTGGGATTAGTTCTAAGTTATACCAAAGAGCTATAAGATGGCAAGCACATCAGTGTTGACGTAGTATTAGTATAAAAGCTGGAGAAGATGCTCCGTTTGAACAGAGTGTACACATGAGAGATCTAAGCGATAAAGCACCGCCGCATCAATCTGTACAGATGAAATGAGGATTAATTTAGTGGAACTGAAaactcacagagacacaaattGTTTTTCGCTATTCTTTAATGTTTGCTGTCAGACACACAACCTTCCGCAAAAATGAAAGAAGTTTTTATGATAAAATACTATGTTACATGTTTTGTTGTAAACTTACACCAAATGGGTTCTTGTTTGTCCTTCCTCATCTTTGTCATTTACGGAAAATACAAAGGTGTACATTTTAACAATTGTTTCCTCTCAGAAGATCATCGCCTGATGGCCAAAGTTTTCGGTCCTCGGTGGAAGAAAAGCCTTTGAAAAAGATCAATGATGAAGACTCTGACGATAACGACTATGAAAATGTGAGTAAACCTCGTCAGGTTGTGATTCAGTTCCTCAGTAGACATACATCGCACTTAAATAACGTTCCTGGATTTAACAAACCACTTACTCTGCCAGCTTGTTATTGTAACCGAGGATGGCCTGTTTATTAGTTCTTTGGTAATTTGCAGTGACGCAATGGACAGAGTACTAATACTAAGGAGTATGAAGTAACTCAAAACAGTGTGTGAGAATTAAAAACAAGGAACTAACAGAGACATGAGCATGTATAAGTcatgaatgtttgtttttgtttgttttttaggtaCAGTTGCCTGACTCTGTCTTTGTGGACACAACCGAGACCAGTGCGGTCGAAAAGTAAGACATTTTTCCATAAACGTTAAGATTAGACTAAAGACATACATACCTCCTATACTGTCCTatcagatgtttaaaaaaattgtgatgTGATATATGGGAAAAAAGACTTGTGATGTGAAATATGGGAAACACACAACTATTATACTGTGGTAgactagtgattaaggtgttggactactgattggaaggttgtgagtttgaatcctgggTGCCCCAAGCTGCtcctgctgggcccctgagcaaggcccttaattctcagttgtataaaatgagctaAACTTTaagccaaatgccataaatgtaaatatagatttttatacACTCAGTGACTATATAACTCATCAGAGGCTGGTTTTAGAAAGCCCCGTTATTCACTGTTCTACCTTCTTTCTTCAgattatttaaagaaacaaaaggcTCACCACCAGATGGCCTTTACTGCATCCGAAACTCAGGAACTAAGACCTCAAAGGTACAACTTTGCATGGTGCATATGCAGGATGTTATGAAGAAACAGTGGTAAAATATGTGTGTGCTATTTTAGTGAGTGTGTGGTATTTTAGTATGTGTATGCTATTTTAGTATGTCTgtgctatttgtgtgtgtgcgctatttgtgtgtgtgctatttGAGTGTTTGTTTGCTAATTTCTTTCTTTGGATGTGTAGGTGCTTGTTGTGTGGGATGTGAGTCTGAACAAGGCGAGAAACTACCGGCTGTTTGAGGAGGTGGGTGTTACACTTGCACTTGAATTAATTACATTATGATTGCAATAACGTACTTATAACCAGCCTACGTACATAGAGTCTGCCGTAAAACACCTGAGCTGAAGTACAAAACAATGAGTCCCAGACAATTTCTTGAgttaaactttaatttaaattattattattattattattattattattattattattattattattattattattattattatcatcattatcattattatgataatgataatgatgataataataaacatctttatttacacatcatcttcaatacatttaaaatttttagtgtgaagaaaaaaaatatagaaggTGTGTACAGTtcaataaaatgacaataattaATATGGGGTAACAGTGATGTAAATATAATGAGACAGAAAAGGTATTATGGATTTTTAGCTTCAGCAGaaaaaacaagaatattttaaaaatgtcccTTTCCCcagaaggacaaaaaaaacccttgatttatctttattttctatgagtgTCAGAAATTACATGAATGTcaataaaatgaatgttttttctgcTTCTTGTTATGTGTGAACATAGAGACACGGATGTAAAAGGATATAATTTTgatagaaatattaataatatcctCTGCagctgtatatttttaaaaaaaatcacaaatagagctgcctttgtgtgtgtgtgtatttatatataatatttatgtgtGCCTGATAGTTTGCCAAACATCATTCTTATTACAACAACTTATGGTGATATATTGCAGTCCTATATATCAACCCTAGAGTATTATTGTCAGGCTATTTCTAGATATTAGATTTTAACTCATCACTGAATCCTCGGCTGGAAGGACATGTTCATCACTGAGCCATCCAATCATGTTTTTGTTCCCAACTAAAACATCAGTATTCACATTTGTACTCACTCTCTCCTGTAGGATGAAATCGTGTACCTGGATGCAGACTTGCACTTCCCTTCTGTAGCAGCACTGGTGGAGTACTACTACAGCCACCCGCTGCCCAATCACGGCTCTCTGTGCTTACAGCAGCCCTTTGGCTACACACCACCCAGGTGACACACCGTCCTCCGTTGCTCTCCTGGACTGATATTTTCAGGTCCTTATATACTCATATCTCAAGTCTTGAGGCTCCAGTTCTATTTCTCCTGCTGGCTATAGCCACTCACTACAGGTGATCATATGCATCTGCCATAAGGACAAGTAAGGCTTGCCGGTGAGATCGCAAATACAGACACACGAATGTCATCTGGACACAAAGTGCCATCGAAATAAACGGATGTAACCGTTGTGGAGTTTTATCTCAGCTGAAATTGATTCTCAGTCGTATATGTTTATGAAACGCTGATGGTTATCTAACTGTTCAAACCTTTGCAAAGAAACGATGCACATGTGCACGTCTGTTCGTACATGATCCTGGCGAGATGTCACgtaggtttgttttttaaagaccGAGATTAGTGACAAAAAACCACATTGTGTACATGGTGTAACCACTGATTTGTGacgtattgtttattttaaataactaCATACCTTGATGTAAGAATGTattgtaaaatataatttagGTTGATGCTGTGCAACTGAGTAGAGCATTACATAACAAGCAGTATGCCTATATTTCTGTGTAAATTCTGTTAGCATTATTATTTCTGTACAATTTTCTATTATACATGTACTTTATTACTTGtggaaaatgcacatatgtaaAATAAACTCTTTGTATCattgttaaattatattttctaCCTAACGGAGCATGAGTGctgtaagaaataaagaattCAGAAACACAATTGCAAATGTTTTTATGTGAATTTTTACATTCAGCTGAAATCCAGTGTCGGTGCTTTTCATCGAATATCAGTTCCTTATCTCATTACACGCTCTACCAGCAAAGTCAAACAAATGACTGCTAAATCTACTGTAAATTATGTActcatgatatactgtatgttttcatttgatttttctCTAACCTCAGTGGCATGATGTTTGAACCCACAGtcctaaaaaaaagtgtttttttcctaTTACATGCTCAGGAAAAAGCAGAACAGTGGGTTATTCCAGGAGGAAAAGTCCTTCTTAAAATGAAAAACCACAATAATAAAGTCTCCCTAGTGTTGTTTAGAATTTAATGCTAATTCTCTGATAACTTATAGCCTTTTTGAAAAATGTTCAATACACTTGCACAGGGTGTTGCACCAGACCATAACTATCTGTGGGATTTAAAATCATAAACTAATTCCAAATAAACAAAGTACAATGAAAAGATGGGTTTAATAGAGTAGTGCTATGTAGAGGTTATAGATTCTGGGCAAGTCATACAGTGATATAAAACGCTACAACATCCAGAGAGCCAGAGATCTATGAGAATCGGATTCTCGCTCACAGGTAAGTTacttgctattttttttaaatgataaatatgtaaatgtctAAACTAGAGGTTCTcaattattctttcttttttaatccacCCCGATGCCATCCACCGTATTACCAATCTAAAAATAAGATTGTATGGCATTATGGAAAAACTGTATAGTATGGAAATTGTATAGAATAGTGATTAGCGAGAACAGTATAAGAACTATCAATCTGTAAATTGTATTACTATTtagtttattatcattatctaCATTATGGCATACATTTTACACTGGGTCTCAAGGTGTGACTAATATGAGAGCACTGTAAATTGTTCGACTTAGAAGTTTATGACATCGTTGGTATTTACGTTGCTATTTTACACTAAATAATGAACATTAGCCTACTGTTGCTGTGCTGATCACGGTTACAAATCCTGATATCTGCCCCATTTTATCTATACGTTAGAGCAGTTATCTTAGACTCTTCTCATCAACTTTTGAACCGCATTGTATGGAATGatcctgatttgtttttttgtatcttgAATCGTAAAGTAATATGACAAACATTAGCTGAATCTGAAGCCATTGATGTTccatatttatactgtatacagtatatagtatattgCACATCAGGAGCTTTATATGAAGCCCCTGGTGTtctatataatgtgtacagtatacagtataaagagtTTTAGAACCCTCTGGTGTCTACAAGGTGAACTGCATATGAAATGAAAGCAATGTCAGaccttctgcttcttctttacTGACCCCACCACCTTGGTTAAATTACAGGAACCTGTGACTTGCCTTTTAGGGAACAGGTCAAAGCTGAGAGTGCTAACAGGGTGTGGACAGAAGAGTTATTTTCAGTAAACACTCTATCCTAGTCAGGGTCAAAGAAGATGCAAGACCtatactgggaacactgggtgcAAGGTGGGAATACACTCTCTGTCATCATCATATCAAGATTGAGAATATGGACATGAAGAGAAACTCCACAGAAACATTAACCCAAGTTCTGAATATGGCAACCAGGAGCTGCGAGGAAGCAAAGTTTCCTAGTATACTGTACCACCTTTTCCTGGACTAGAAACCATTTTTATGGTTATTTTGtgatatttctgcataaaattATACCCATGGAAATCTGTCACATCCTCTATATTTGATATAGATTGTTTAAATAGTTATAGATTACTCTATAATAGTTATAGATTACTACTCTTGTGATTAGTGCCTATCATGATAATACACACGTGCACAGTCAATATGaatcaattaaaatgaatactACAAATACTGAGACAAATGTTTAATATAGAGTGACACAGGCTTCTTTATCAATATTATTGATATTAGTGCAAACCAAGGCAGCCTTAAATTGAACGTTATGAAGTTTTCCTAACATAACATTCTtcataactttttattttactgacaaCAAACTGAATGTATTTGATATGAATATAGAGAGGACAGTAATCATATCCTAATTCACTAAGACTTACTATGCCTATGCTCCATCACTTATATCCGTTTGATTATAGCACACATGCTCCAACCTGGTCCTGGAGAACCCCATGTCCTAAACACTAGTGTTTTCCCTGCTCCCGGTTGATCTGATTTAACTAATCAGCAAATTAAATGAAGTTAATATTAGTGTGTTAGAGCAGAGAAAACACTAATAATCCAGTACCAAGTCTGGGAACCTGTGGTTGATTGTCAGTCCTAGACATTTGCATTAGTCTAAAAAtctatccagagcgacttacactttttgtctcatttttatacaattcaAGGTTAAAGGCCGTGCTCAGAAGCCCAGCAATGGCAGTTTGATGAACGTGGGATTCAAATTCACAACATTCGGTTTAGTAGTCCAGccccttaaccactaagctaccacatcccccaacaTTTGCATCAAGGCTTGAGTAGCTGTATGGGGTAAACGATTTATAGTCACACGTTGGATTGGATTAAATTCACATTTAATCATTGTGTCCTATATCAAATTGCAGTTCATTAATCAATGATAGGTGGAGCCACAAGACCAGGGTGTCTCTTCAGATGCTGTATACTACTATTTCCCATCTTTATCATCatgctgaataaaaataaattgtgtgttgtttgttttgtttgtttgtttgttttattttattttgtttgtagtattattattattataaaaaaaaaataaaagatgcaCACACTCATGTAGGCTATTCGTGATGTCGGTTGTGGTAGAGAAAGGGTTAATGCGTGGAAATGACACgctgaaggagaaaaaaaaacctccacacGCCCTGTGTTCCGCTCAGCCTCACCGGTGCGGTTGATTTGCGTGAGGTTCGCTCGCGCTGACGCCAAATTAAGAGGACGTGATGTGTCGCACTCGCACGAGCCGCTCGCCACTGAACGCCTGGATGACATAAAAGCGCGCGGCTCTGCTCTGATATTGTTTTGTTCTCGCGCACCGGCTGAGCGCTCGCGCTGCGGTATCAGCGCACAAGGCTGAAAGACTCACAGAGAGAAACGGAGAGTGCGCGAGCGACACGCAACCGCGAAATGGTCCCGTGCGTTCTGGGGTTTCTTTTCCTGCCACTGTGTCTCCGGTTGGTCGAGTTTATCGACGGTAAGAATTAATCGGCAAAGAGGTcaatgaaaaagagagagagacgtttgATTGTACGTATGCAGAAAGAAGCTCGCGGATTTGACACGTTTAAGGCGGCATatcgattcattcattcattcattcatacatgcatacatacataacgCAAAGGTTGCATGATGTAACACTGTTTATTTCTAACGCAGCTTTGATTCTGGCTTGTAACCGACCCTTCATTGTGTAATTGACTGCCTCATTGATGGCTTTGGGCCTCCTTTAAGTGTTTGGTAGCAACGTGCAGCTTTGCACGTTTTATCACCAGCAGCCTGAAGGACTTCACACGCCGGATTTCACCTGCTAATGTCATGTGATGACCTGCTTCTtcttaatgtatttattgtcgGAGTTAACATACAGATGGATTGTTGGACATGTGCTTTGGGATTAGTGTGTATACTCTGTGCAACAGTGTGCACGAGACCAGggccgtgtgtgtgagtgtgaagatTACACGCGCATTGCGTAATTGCCATTAAAACAGGTAATTTCACTTCGAGTCTTACCTTCACTTAAACCTGCCTCATGGACTAGGACtcttcaaaaataaaacaatacatagAGTAGAAATACACTTTACAGTCTTTACTCAAATGTCCTCAAACCATCACAAACTCAATGTATGATATCCAAACGATGCTTTTCTTACATTTGCACTGAAGGTTTGCAAGACTCTTGTTAGGCCACAACCAAGATCACAAAGTTTAATGGGGCCTTTACTGCTAAATGTTTGTGTACCAGTCTGCAATCTTTATAAAGTCTTTCCTTTATTTCATCTCTTGCTCTGATTAGAACAGagttctattattattattattattatttattatttcagccCCCATATATTTCCCAGTATCtcaaagcttgttttttttaagtgaagtTTGCTTAATAATAAAGAAGCACATGCTGTCATTCATCTTTTACAAGATGCTGttcatatattaatttaatttattaattgatttgttttgatttgatatactaatgatatatatttttaatttatagacTTATTTTAACAGCCTAAAATCTGtgtatttaatgattttattgatttatcatCTTTTGTCTAGTTTTTTGTGAATGATGCATCTCAGATATTCCTTGTTTTGTATACACAAGGAAACACATTTTAGTTAAACAATGTTGCCTTTAGTTTAGTTTTGCATTCTTTAGTAAAGTGTATGTTACATTTCCTTGTGCCTATGGTTTAACCGAAACAATGAGCAGCAGCTTTATTGACTCCAGTGCCTGCTTGTGTATATATGCTTTATTTTTCAGGCTATGATCGcaattatcatttaaaaaaaaaaaaaag
Coding sequences:
- the sh3bp2 gene encoding SH3 domain-binding protein 2 isoform X3 gives rise to the protein MALSVKQKRVFAHPHQEDHMKMCRNFINMTAVPISWPIPMRAIGAQNLLTMPGGVAMSGYLHKKGGSQFSLMKWPLRYIIIHKGCVYYFKTSTSATPQGAFSLNGYNRVMRASEETTSSNVFPFKIVHFSKRHRTWYFSAASEDERRKWMRYLRKEISHYNDKKDSLDPGDSDSDESFYGTIESPLEITNAPDDQEGDDVEQNYESDDDDYLLPDGPAGQPKAPPPSYPPPPVPHHPRGFPLPVPHPPIKPPPIPLQKKPTIPVPGPPNLSEVVNNFPPPGLSAPAPPPPLQKPVFNRMTVGQAPIPTCQKKTVAGRVSLSTLPGYERKPPPAMVIKNPSTLHICEHLENKVLLNPRDRSNTHNLNNAPSDRKLPPLGNKPPAKFPPIGMKPKLSQISIQRSSPDGQSFRSSVEEKPLKKINDEDSDDNDYENVQLPDSVFVDTTETSAVEKLFKETKGSPPDGLYCIRNSGTKTSKVLVVWDVSLNKARNYRLFEEDEIVYLDADLHFPSVAALVEYYYSHPLPNHGSLCLQQPFGYTPPR
- the sh3bp2 gene encoding SH3 domain-binding protein 2 isoform X4, with the translated sequence MHAHAPSDVLNGNMTAVPISWPIPMRAIGAQNLLTMPGGVAMSGYLHKKGGSQFSLMKWPLRYIIIHKGCVYYFKTSTSATPQGAFSLNGYNRVMRASEETTSSNVFPFKIVHFSKRHRTWYFSAASEDERRKWMRYLRKEISHYNDKKDSLDPGDSDSDESFYGTIESPLEITNAPDDQEGDDVEQNYESDDDDYLLPDGPAGQPKAPPPSYPPPPVPHHPRGFPLPVPHPPIKPPPIPLQKKPTIPVPGPPNLSEVVNNFPPPGLSAPAPPPPLQKPVFNRMTVGQAPIPTCQKKTVAGRVSLSTLPGYERKPPPAMVIKNPSTLHICEHLENKVLLNPRDRSNTHNLNNAPSDRKLPPLGNKPPAKFPPIGMKPKLSQISIQRSSPDGQSFRSSVEEKPLKKINDEDSDDNDYENVQLPDSVFVDTTETSAVEKLFKETKGSPPDGLYCIRNSGTKTSKVLVVWDVSLNKARNYRLFEEDEIVYLDADLHFPSVAALVEYYYSHPLPNHGSLCLQQPFGYTPPR
- the sh3bp2 gene encoding SH3 domain-binding protein 2 isoform X2, whose protein sequence is MSFQSNLGKIRFRDLTEFFPLPLLLHMSACPSADQPLGIGCHKVGLEQQTLWEICDPQHDQEHSRGLCFPKETCCFLPFLSWHCLVNGQGINWRVCTNLTGFIRRVVCAPPPQSYMDDIWDVASTISMSTESMSVRGIRRQMSKRNMTAVPISWPIPMRAIGAQNLLTMPGGVAMSGYLHKKGGSQFSLMKWPLRYIIIHKGCVYYFKTSTSATPQGAFSLNGYNRVMRASEETTSSNVFPFKIVHFSKRHRTWYFSAASEDERRKWMRYLRKEISHYNDKKDSLDPGDSDSDESFYGTIESPLEITNAPDDQEGDDVEQNYESDDDDYLLPDGPAGQPKAPPPSYPPPPVPHHPRGFPLPVPHPPIKPPPIPLQKKPTIPVPGPPNLSEVVNNFPPPGLSAPAPPPPLQKPVFNRMTVGQAPIPTCQKKTVAGRVSLSTLPGYERKPPPAMVIKNPSTLHICEHLENKVLLNPRDRSNTHNLNNAPSDRKLPPLGNKPPAKFPPIGMKPKLSQISIQSSPDGQSFRSSVEEKPLKKINDEDSDDNDYENVQLPDSVFVDTTETSAVEKLFKETKGSPPDGLYCIRNSGTKTSKVLVVWDVSLNKARNYRLFEEDEIVYLDADLHFPSVAALVEYYYSHPLPNHGSLCLQQPFGYTPPR
- the sh3bp2 gene encoding SH3 domain-binding protein 2 isoform X1, coding for MSFQSNLGKIRFRDLTEFFPLPLLLHMSACPSADQPLGIGCHKVGLEQQTLWEICDPQHDQEHSRGLCFPKETCCFLPFLSWHCLVNGQGINWRVCTNLTGFIRRVVCAPPPQSYMDDIWDVASTISMSTESMSVRGIRRQMSKRNMTAVPISWPIPMRAIGAQNLLTMPGGVAMSGYLHKKGGSQFSLMKWPLRYIIIHKGCVYYFKTSTSATPQGAFSLNGYNRVMRASEETTSSNVFPFKIVHFSKRHRTWYFSAASEDERRKWMRYLRKEISHYNDKKDSLDPGDSDSDESFYGTIESPLEITNAPDDQEGDDVEQNYESDDDDYLLPDGPAGQPKAPPPSYPPPPVPHHPRGFPLPVPHPPIKPPPIPLQKKPTIPVPGPPNLSEVVNNFPPPGLSAPAPPPPLQKPVFNRMTVGQAPIPTCQKKTVAGRVSLSTLPGYERKPPPAMVIKNPSTLHICEHLENKVLLNPRDRSNTHNLNNAPSDRKLPPLGNKPPAKFPPIGMKPKLSQISIQRSSPDGQSFRSSVEEKPLKKINDEDSDDNDYENVQLPDSVFVDTTETSAVEKLFKETKGSPPDGLYCIRNSGTKTSKVLVVWDVSLNKARNYRLFEEDEIVYLDADLHFPSVAALVEYYYSHPLPNHGSLCLQQPFGYTPPR